From Carettochelys insculpta isolate YL-2023 chromosome 8, ASM3395843v1, whole genome shotgun sequence, a single genomic window includes:
- the CEP70 gene encoding centrosomal protein of 70 kDa isoform X1: MTEVPQSCALSSNAPAGSMPVTPSQKSTEPCSWHVVGCQQEQAEWENINKLLVRHGLKPVCFAKPRNSKNLSDVIVLDKQASLGIRLALRTLVEDTERQQKMVHGLIEANHQLRDEIRQERGRACRQEQRAKELENVVENIKSKICQLEDECIAKVCQQQNQVKELQKDQQVSQTKYHEQKEKLHEQEETIAHLRKELHKIGMEEQQRIATRNKVFCQFCKRAPKSLLDQEFLSLIDYYESQINQMKKELSRYKKDTDHVQGERKGKEEFLNLDATPNYRALLTSFQNQLIETKTRNEQLLCENTDLKKVLETRPTAQELKLYKQQVKKLEKILKKNIKSHGIITGEKINNESECITGEVQPQAKCKRYLEVLSRIDSVLSSPRAPLVIYKWSKGPVQNYMKENGQECGFEHLLPTVEMWADQLLSLKDLHQSLRKLSLELVPWHTVDTGNSECIRVEDLQFIVDTMLEEVENKEKNSQMPSLQTLYAIVSHFQKLFDVNSLIGVYPRMNEVYTKLGEMTNAMRNLHDLLGLDHSAPPAVLVNTVGKLCNVINENMTQQVEQLLGTEDIQSIINRLEEHEDFFPVFQALIQDLLHVLEISNVDDIVPAVQNLKLLAH; encoded by the exons GTCCCACAAAGTTGTGCATTGTCAAGTAATGCCCCAGCAGGCTCTATGCCTGTGACGCCATCACAAAAGTCCACTGAACCTTGCAGCTGGCATGTAGTAGGGTGTCAG caggagcaagcagaatgggAAAACATAAACAAATTATTAGTGCGACATGGCTTAAAACCTGTGTGTTTTGCTAAACCAAGAAACAGCAAAAATCTGTCAG ATGTGATCGTTTTAGACAAGCAGGCTTCGCTGGGCATAAGACTTGCGTTAAGAACACTGGTGGAAGACACTGAACGACAACAGAAAATGGTGCATGGacttatagaagctaatcaccaGCTTAG gGATGAGATACGCCAGGAGAGAGGTCGGGCCTGTCGACAAGAACAAAGGGCCAAAGAGTTGGAAAATGTTGTGGAGAACATCAAATCCAAAATTTGTCAGCTGGAAGATGAGTGTATAGCTAAAGTTTGCCAGCAACAGAATCAAGTTAAAGAGCTTCAGAAAGATCAGCAAGTTTCACAG ACAAAATACCATGAACAAAAGGAAAAGCTGCATGAGCAGGAAGAGACTATTGCCCATTTGCGGAAGGAGCTCCATAAGATTGGGATGGAAGAGCAGCAGCGTATTGCCACACGCAATAAAGTGTTCTGTCAGTTTTGCAAACGAGCTCCAAAGTCTCTCTTAGATCAAGA atttctTAGTCTGATAGATTATTATGAATCTCAGATTAATCAAATGAAAAAGGAACTAAG CAGATATAAAAAAGATACAGATCATGTACAAGGGGAGAGAAAAGGCAAAGAAGAATTCTTAAATCTAGACGCTACGCCTAACTATAGAGCACTTCTTACG TCTTTCCAGAATCAACTCATTGAGACAAAAACCAGGAATGAACAATtactttgtgaaaatacagatcTCAAGAAAGTTCTGGAAACAAG ACCAACTGCACAGGAATTAAAACTTTACAAGCAGCAagtgaagaaattggaaaaaatCTTAAAGAAGAACATCAA ATCACATGGGATTATTACGGGAGAAAAGATAAACAATGAATCTGAGTGTATCACAGGAGAAGTTCAGCCACAAGCAAAGTGCAAGAGATACTTAGAG GTGCTGTCTAGGATTGATTCTGTTCTAAGTAGTCCAAGAGCTCCTTTGGTAATATATAAGTGGAGTAAAGGGCCAGTCCAAAATTACATGAAAGAAAATGGACAAGAATGTGGTTTTGAGCATCTTCTTCCTACAGTAGAAATGTGGGCAGACCAGCTATTGTCCCTAAAG GATTTGCACCAATCCCTGAGAAAGCTGTCACTGGAGTTGGTGCCCTGGCATACTGTAGACACAGGTAACAGTGAATGCATTCGTGTTGAAGACCTACAGTTCATAGTAGATACAATGTTGGAAGAAGTAGAAAATAAGGAGAAG AACAGCCAGATGCCTTCCTTACAAACACTGTATGCAATTGTCTCTCACTTTCAAAAGTTGTTTGATGTGAATTCTCTGATTGGAGTTTATCCAAGAATGAATGAAGTTTACACAAAGCTTGGAGAAATGACCAATGCTATGAGAAACCTCCACGATCTCTTAGGACTAG ATCATTCAGCTCCACCTGCTGTACTGGTGAACACTGTTGGAAAGCTATGCAATGTAATTAATGAAAACATGACTCAACAGGTAGAGCAGTTGCTAGGGACTGAAGACATCCAAAG TATTATCAACAGACTGGAAGAACATGAAGACTTCTTTCCTGTATTTCAAGCACTTATTCAAGATTTGCTTCATGTTTTAG AAATCAGCAATGTGGATGACATTGTACCTGCTGTGCAGAATCTGAAATTGCTAGCTCATTGA
- the CEP70 gene encoding centrosomal protein of 70 kDa isoform X5: MPVTPSQKSTEPCSWHVVGCQQEQAEWENINKLLVRHGLKPVCFAKPRNSKNLSDVIVLDKQASLGIRLALRTLVEDTERQQKMVHGLIEANHQLRDEIRQERGRACRQEQRAKELENVVENIKSKICQLEDECIAKVCQQQNQVKELQKDQQVSQTKYHEQKEKLHEQEETIAHLRKELHKIGMEEQQRIATRNKVFCQFCKRAPKSLLDQEFLSLIDYYESQINQMKKELSRYKKDTDHVQGERKGKEEFLNLDATPNYRALLTSFQNQLIETKTRNEQLLCENTDLKKVLETRPTAQELKLYKQQVKKLEKILKKNIKSHGIITGEKINNESECITGEVQPQAKCKRYLEVLSRIDSVLSSPRAPLVIYKWSKGPVQNYMKENGQECGFEHLLPTVEMWADQLLSLKDLHQSLRKLSLELVPWHTVDTGNSECIRVEDLQFIVDTMLEEVENKEKNSQMPSLQTLYAIVSHFQKLFDVNSLIGVYPRMNEVYTKLGEMTNAMRNLHDLLGLDHSAPPAVLVNTVGKLCNVINENMTQQVEQLLGTEDIQSIINRLEEHEDFFPVFQALIQDLLHVLEISNVDDIVPAVQNLKLLAH, encoded by the exons ATGCCTGTGACGCCATCACAAAAGTCCACTGAACCTTGCAGCTGGCATGTAGTAGGGTGTCAG caggagcaagcagaatgggAAAACATAAACAAATTATTAGTGCGACATGGCTTAAAACCTGTGTGTTTTGCTAAACCAAGAAACAGCAAAAATCTGTCAG ATGTGATCGTTTTAGACAAGCAGGCTTCGCTGGGCATAAGACTTGCGTTAAGAACACTGGTGGAAGACACTGAACGACAACAGAAAATGGTGCATGGacttatagaagctaatcaccaGCTTAG gGATGAGATACGCCAGGAGAGAGGTCGGGCCTGTCGACAAGAACAAAGGGCCAAAGAGTTGGAAAATGTTGTGGAGAACATCAAATCCAAAATTTGTCAGCTGGAAGATGAGTGTATAGCTAAAGTTTGCCAGCAACAGAATCAAGTTAAAGAGCTTCAGAAAGATCAGCAAGTTTCACAG ACAAAATACCATGAACAAAAGGAAAAGCTGCATGAGCAGGAAGAGACTATTGCCCATTTGCGGAAGGAGCTCCATAAGATTGGGATGGAAGAGCAGCAGCGTATTGCCACACGCAATAAAGTGTTCTGTCAGTTTTGCAAACGAGCTCCAAAGTCTCTCTTAGATCAAGA atttctTAGTCTGATAGATTATTATGAATCTCAGATTAATCAAATGAAAAAGGAACTAAG CAGATATAAAAAAGATACAGATCATGTACAAGGGGAGAGAAAAGGCAAAGAAGAATTCTTAAATCTAGACGCTACGCCTAACTATAGAGCACTTCTTACG TCTTTCCAGAATCAACTCATTGAGACAAAAACCAGGAATGAACAATtactttgtgaaaatacagatcTCAAGAAAGTTCTGGAAACAAG ACCAACTGCACAGGAATTAAAACTTTACAAGCAGCAagtgaagaaattggaaaaaatCTTAAAGAAGAACATCAA ATCACATGGGATTATTACGGGAGAAAAGATAAACAATGAATCTGAGTGTATCACAGGAGAAGTTCAGCCACAAGCAAAGTGCAAGAGATACTTAGAG GTGCTGTCTAGGATTGATTCTGTTCTAAGTAGTCCAAGAGCTCCTTTGGTAATATATAAGTGGAGTAAAGGGCCAGTCCAAAATTACATGAAAGAAAATGGACAAGAATGTGGTTTTGAGCATCTTCTTCCTACAGTAGAAATGTGGGCAGACCAGCTATTGTCCCTAAAG GATTTGCACCAATCCCTGAGAAAGCTGTCACTGGAGTTGGTGCCCTGGCATACTGTAGACACAGGTAACAGTGAATGCATTCGTGTTGAAGACCTACAGTTCATAGTAGATACAATGTTGGAAGAAGTAGAAAATAAGGAGAAG AACAGCCAGATGCCTTCCTTACAAACACTGTATGCAATTGTCTCTCACTTTCAAAAGTTGTTTGATGTGAATTCTCTGATTGGAGTTTATCCAAGAATGAATGAAGTTTACACAAAGCTTGGAGAAATGACCAATGCTATGAGAAACCTCCACGATCTCTTAGGACTAG ATCATTCAGCTCCACCTGCTGTACTGGTGAACACTGTTGGAAAGCTATGCAATGTAATTAATGAAAACATGACTCAACAGGTAGAGCAGTTGCTAGGGACTGAAGACATCCAAAG TATTATCAACAGACTGGAAGAACATGAAGACTTCTTTCCTGTATTTCAAGCACTTATTCAAGATTTGCTTCATGTTTTAG AAATCAGCAATGTGGATGACATTGTACCTGCTGTGCAGAATCTGAAATTGCTAGCTCATTGA
- the CEP70 gene encoding centrosomal protein of 70 kDa isoform X3: MTEVPQSCALSSNAPAGSMPVTPSQKSTEPCSWHVVGCQEQAEWENINKLLVRHGLKPVCFAKPRNSKNLSDVIVLDKQASLGIRLALRTLVEDTERQQKMVHGLIEANHQLRDEIRQERGRACRQEQRAKELENVVENIKSKICQLEDECIAKVCQQQNQVKELQKDQQVSQTKYHEQKEKLHEQEETIAHLRKELHKIGMEEQQRIATRNKVFCQFCKRAPKSLLDQEFLSLIDYYESQINQMKKELSRYKKDTDHVQGERKGKEEFLNLDATPNYRALLTSFQNQLIETKTRNEQLLCENTDLKKVLETRPTAQELKLYKQQVKKLEKILKKNIKSHGIITGEKINNESECITGEVQPQAKCKRYLEVLSRIDSVLSSPRAPLVIYKWSKGPVQNYMKENGQECGFEHLLPTVEMWADQLLSLKDLHQSLRKLSLELVPWHTVDTGNSECIRVEDLQFIVDTMLEEVENKEKNSQMPSLQTLYAIVSHFQKLFDVNSLIGVYPRMNEVYTKLGEMTNAMRNLHDLLGLDHSAPPAVLVNTVGKLCNVINENMTQQVEQLLGTEDIQSIINRLEEHEDFFPVFQALIQDLLHVLEISNVDDIVPAVQNLKLLAH, from the exons GTCCCACAAAGTTGTGCATTGTCAAGTAATGCCCCAGCAGGCTCTATGCCTGTGACGCCATCACAAAAGTCCACTGAACCTTGCAGCTGGCATGTAGTAGGGTGTCAG gagcaagcagaatgggAAAACATAAACAAATTATTAGTGCGACATGGCTTAAAACCTGTGTGTTTTGCTAAACCAAGAAACAGCAAAAATCTGTCAG ATGTGATCGTTTTAGACAAGCAGGCTTCGCTGGGCATAAGACTTGCGTTAAGAACACTGGTGGAAGACACTGAACGACAACAGAAAATGGTGCATGGacttatagaagctaatcaccaGCTTAG gGATGAGATACGCCAGGAGAGAGGTCGGGCCTGTCGACAAGAACAAAGGGCCAAAGAGTTGGAAAATGTTGTGGAGAACATCAAATCCAAAATTTGTCAGCTGGAAGATGAGTGTATAGCTAAAGTTTGCCAGCAACAGAATCAAGTTAAAGAGCTTCAGAAAGATCAGCAAGTTTCACAG ACAAAATACCATGAACAAAAGGAAAAGCTGCATGAGCAGGAAGAGACTATTGCCCATTTGCGGAAGGAGCTCCATAAGATTGGGATGGAAGAGCAGCAGCGTATTGCCACACGCAATAAAGTGTTCTGTCAGTTTTGCAAACGAGCTCCAAAGTCTCTCTTAGATCAAGA atttctTAGTCTGATAGATTATTATGAATCTCAGATTAATCAAATGAAAAAGGAACTAAG CAGATATAAAAAAGATACAGATCATGTACAAGGGGAGAGAAAAGGCAAAGAAGAATTCTTAAATCTAGACGCTACGCCTAACTATAGAGCACTTCTTACG TCTTTCCAGAATCAACTCATTGAGACAAAAACCAGGAATGAACAATtactttgtgaaaatacagatcTCAAGAAAGTTCTGGAAACAAG ACCAACTGCACAGGAATTAAAACTTTACAAGCAGCAagtgaagaaattggaaaaaatCTTAAAGAAGAACATCAA ATCACATGGGATTATTACGGGAGAAAAGATAAACAATGAATCTGAGTGTATCACAGGAGAAGTTCAGCCACAAGCAAAGTGCAAGAGATACTTAGAG GTGCTGTCTAGGATTGATTCTGTTCTAAGTAGTCCAAGAGCTCCTTTGGTAATATATAAGTGGAGTAAAGGGCCAGTCCAAAATTACATGAAAGAAAATGGACAAGAATGTGGTTTTGAGCATCTTCTTCCTACAGTAGAAATGTGGGCAGACCAGCTATTGTCCCTAAAG GATTTGCACCAATCCCTGAGAAAGCTGTCACTGGAGTTGGTGCCCTGGCATACTGTAGACACAGGTAACAGTGAATGCATTCGTGTTGAAGACCTACAGTTCATAGTAGATACAATGTTGGAAGAAGTAGAAAATAAGGAGAAG AACAGCCAGATGCCTTCCTTACAAACACTGTATGCAATTGTCTCTCACTTTCAAAAGTTGTTTGATGTGAATTCTCTGATTGGAGTTTATCCAAGAATGAATGAAGTTTACACAAAGCTTGGAGAAATGACCAATGCTATGAGAAACCTCCACGATCTCTTAGGACTAG ATCATTCAGCTCCACCTGCTGTACTGGTGAACACTGTTGGAAAGCTATGCAATGTAATTAATGAAAACATGACTCAACAGGTAGAGCAGTTGCTAGGGACTGAAGACATCCAAAG TATTATCAACAGACTGGAAGAACATGAAGACTTCTTTCCTGTATTTCAAGCACTTATTCAAGATTTGCTTCATGTTTTAG AAATCAGCAATGTGGATGACATTGTACCTGCTGTGCAGAATCTGAAATTGCTAGCTCATTGA
- the CEP70 gene encoding centrosomal protein of 70 kDa isoform X7: MTEVPQSCALSSNAPAGSMPVTPSQKSTEPCSWHVVGCQQEQAEWENINKLLVRHGLKPVCFAKPRNSKNLSDVIVLDKQASLGIRLALRTLVEDTERQQKMVHGLIEANHQLRDEIRQERGRACRQEQRAKELENVVENIKSKICQLEDECIAKVCQQQNQVKELQKDQQVSQTKYHEQKEKLHEQEETIAHLRKELHKIGMEEQQRIATRNKVFCQFCKRAPKSLLDQEYKKDTDHVQGERKGKEEFLNLDATPNYRALLTSFQNQLIETKTRNEQLLCENTDLKKVLETRPTAQELKLYKQQVKKLEKILKKNIKSHGIITGEKINNESECITGEVQPQAKCKRYLEVLSRIDSVLSSPRAPLVIYKWSKGPVQNYMKENGQECGFEHLLPTVEMWADQLLSLKDLHQSLRKLSLELVPWHTVDTGNSECIRVEDLQFIVDTMLEEVENKEKNSQMPSLQTLYAIVSHFQKLFDVNSLIGVYPRMNEVYTKLGEMTNAMRNLHDLLGLDHSAPPAVLVNTVGKLCNVINENMTQQVEQLLGTEDIQSIINRLEEHEDFFPVFQALIQDLLHVLEISNVDDIVPAVQNLKLLAH; this comes from the exons GTCCCACAAAGTTGTGCATTGTCAAGTAATGCCCCAGCAGGCTCTATGCCTGTGACGCCATCACAAAAGTCCACTGAACCTTGCAGCTGGCATGTAGTAGGGTGTCAG caggagcaagcagaatgggAAAACATAAACAAATTATTAGTGCGACATGGCTTAAAACCTGTGTGTTTTGCTAAACCAAGAAACAGCAAAAATCTGTCAG ATGTGATCGTTTTAGACAAGCAGGCTTCGCTGGGCATAAGACTTGCGTTAAGAACACTGGTGGAAGACACTGAACGACAACAGAAAATGGTGCATGGacttatagaagctaatcaccaGCTTAG gGATGAGATACGCCAGGAGAGAGGTCGGGCCTGTCGACAAGAACAAAGGGCCAAAGAGTTGGAAAATGTTGTGGAGAACATCAAATCCAAAATTTGTCAGCTGGAAGATGAGTGTATAGCTAAAGTTTGCCAGCAACAGAATCAAGTTAAAGAGCTTCAGAAAGATCAGCAAGTTTCACAG ACAAAATACCATGAACAAAAGGAAAAGCTGCATGAGCAGGAAGAGACTATTGCCCATTTGCGGAAGGAGCTCCATAAGATTGGGATGGAAGAGCAGCAGCGTATTGCCACACGCAATAAAGTGTTCTGTCAGTTTTGCAAACGAGCTCCAAAGTCTCTCTTAGATCAAGA ATATAAAAAAGATACAGATCATGTACAAGGGGAGAGAAAAGGCAAAGAAGAATTCTTAAATCTAGACGCTACGCCTAACTATAGAGCACTTCTTACG TCTTTCCAGAATCAACTCATTGAGACAAAAACCAGGAATGAACAATtactttgtgaaaatacagatcTCAAGAAAGTTCTGGAAACAAG ACCAACTGCACAGGAATTAAAACTTTACAAGCAGCAagtgaagaaattggaaaaaatCTTAAAGAAGAACATCAA ATCACATGGGATTATTACGGGAGAAAAGATAAACAATGAATCTGAGTGTATCACAGGAGAAGTTCAGCCACAAGCAAAGTGCAAGAGATACTTAGAG GTGCTGTCTAGGATTGATTCTGTTCTAAGTAGTCCAAGAGCTCCTTTGGTAATATATAAGTGGAGTAAAGGGCCAGTCCAAAATTACATGAAAGAAAATGGACAAGAATGTGGTTTTGAGCATCTTCTTCCTACAGTAGAAATGTGGGCAGACCAGCTATTGTCCCTAAAG GATTTGCACCAATCCCTGAGAAAGCTGTCACTGGAGTTGGTGCCCTGGCATACTGTAGACACAGGTAACAGTGAATGCATTCGTGTTGAAGACCTACAGTTCATAGTAGATACAATGTTGGAAGAAGTAGAAAATAAGGAGAAG AACAGCCAGATGCCTTCCTTACAAACACTGTATGCAATTGTCTCTCACTTTCAAAAGTTGTTTGATGTGAATTCTCTGATTGGAGTTTATCCAAGAATGAATGAAGTTTACACAAAGCTTGGAGAAATGACCAATGCTATGAGAAACCTCCACGATCTCTTAGGACTAG ATCATTCAGCTCCACCTGCTGTACTGGTGAACACTGTTGGAAAGCTATGCAATGTAATTAATGAAAACATGACTCAACAGGTAGAGCAGTTGCTAGGGACTGAAGACATCCAAAG TATTATCAACAGACTGGAAGAACATGAAGACTTCTTTCCTGTATTTCAAGCACTTATTCAAGATTTGCTTCATGTTTTAG AAATCAGCAATGTGGATGACATTGTACCTGCTGTGCAGAATCTGAAATTGCTAGCTCATTGA
- the CEP70 gene encoding centrosomal protein of 70 kDa isoform X8 gives MTEEQAEWENINKLLVRHGLKPVCFAKPRNSKNLSDVIVLDKQASLGIRLALRTLVEDTERQQKMVHGLIEANHQLRDEIRQERGRACRQEQRAKELENVVENIKSKICQLEDECIAKVCQQQNQVKELQKDQQVSQTKYHEQKEKLHEQEETIAHLRKELHKIGMEEQQRIATRNKVFCQFCKRAPKSLLDQEFLSLIDYYESQINQMKKELSRYKKDTDHVQGERKGKEEFLNLDATPNYRALLTSFQNQLIETKTRNEQLLCENTDLKKVLETRPTAQELKLYKQQVKKLEKILKKNIKSHGIITGEKINNESECITGEVQPQAKCKRYLEVLSRIDSVLSSPRAPLVIYKWSKGPVQNYMKENGQECGFEHLLPTVEMWADQLLSLKDLHQSLRKLSLELVPWHTVDTGNSECIRVEDLQFIVDTMLEEVENKEKNSQMPSLQTLYAIVSHFQKLFDVNSLIGVYPRMNEVYTKLGEMTNAMRNLHDLLGLDHSAPPAVLVNTVGKLCNVINENMTQQVEQLLGTEDIQSIINRLEEHEDFFPVFQALIQDLLHVLEISNVDDIVPAVQNLKLLAH, from the exons gagcaagcagaatgggAAAACATAAACAAATTATTAGTGCGACATGGCTTAAAACCTGTGTGTTTTGCTAAACCAAGAAACAGCAAAAATCTGTCAG ATGTGATCGTTTTAGACAAGCAGGCTTCGCTGGGCATAAGACTTGCGTTAAGAACACTGGTGGAAGACACTGAACGACAACAGAAAATGGTGCATGGacttatagaagctaatcaccaGCTTAG gGATGAGATACGCCAGGAGAGAGGTCGGGCCTGTCGACAAGAACAAAGGGCCAAAGAGTTGGAAAATGTTGTGGAGAACATCAAATCCAAAATTTGTCAGCTGGAAGATGAGTGTATAGCTAAAGTTTGCCAGCAACAGAATCAAGTTAAAGAGCTTCAGAAAGATCAGCAAGTTTCACAG ACAAAATACCATGAACAAAAGGAAAAGCTGCATGAGCAGGAAGAGACTATTGCCCATTTGCGGAAGGAGCTCCATAAGATTGGGATGGAAGAGCAGCAGCGTATTGCCACACGCAATAAAGTGTTCTGTCAGTTTTGCAAACGAGCTCCAAAGTCTCTCTTAGATCAAGA atttctTAGTCTGATAGATTATTATGAATCTCAGATTAATCAAATGAAAAAGGAACTAAG CAGATATAAAAAAGATACAGATCATGTACAAGGGGAGAGAAAAGGCAAAGAAGAATTCTTAAATCTAGACGCTACGCCTAACTATAGAGCACTTCTTACG TCTTTCCAGAATCAACTCATTGAGACAAAAACCAGGAATGAACAATtactttgtgaaaatacagatcTCAAGAAAGTTCTGGAAACAAG ACCAACTGCACAGGAATTAAAACTTTACAAGCAGCAagtgaagaaattggaaaaaatCTTAAAGAAGAACATCAA ATCACATGGGATTATTACGGGAGAAAAGATAAACAATGAATCTGAGTGTATCACAGGAGAAGTTCAGCCACAAGCAAAGTGCAAGAGATACTTAGAG GTGCTGTCTAGGATTGATTCTGTTCTAAGTAGTCCAAGAGCTCCTTTGGTAATATATAAGTGGAGTAAAGGGCCAGTCCAAAATTACATGAAAGAAAATGGACAAGAATGTGGTTTTGAGCATCTTCTTCCTACAGTAGAAATGTGGGCAGACCAGCTATTGTCCCTAAAG GATTTGCACCAATCCCTGAGAAAGCTGTCACTGGAGTTGGTGCCCTGGCATACTGTAGACACAGGTAACAGTGAATGCATTCGTGTTGAAGACCTACAGTTCATAGTAGATACAATGTTGGAAGAAGTAGAAAATAAGGAGAAG AACAGCCAGATGCCTTCCTTACAAACACTGTATGCAATTGTCTCTCACTTTCAAAAGTTGTTTGATGTGAATTCTCTGATTGGAGTTTATCCAAGAATGAATGAAGTTTACACAAAGCTTGGAGAAATGACCAATGCTATGAGAAACCTCCACGATCTCTTAGGACTAG ATCATTCAGCTCCACCTGCTGTACTGGTGAACACTGTTGGAAAGCTATGCAATGTAATTAATGAAAACATGACTCAACAGGTAGAGCAGTTGCTAGGGACTGAAGACATCCAAAG TATTATCAACAGACTGGAAGAACATGAAGACTTCTTTCCTGTATTTCAAGCACTTATTCAAGATTTGCTTCATGTTTTAG AAATCAGCAATGTGGATGACATTGTACCTGCTGTGCAGAATCTGAAATTGCTAGCTCATTGA
- the CEP70 gene encoding centrosomal protein of 70 kDa isoform X2: protein MTEVPQSCALSSNAPAGSMPVTPSQKSTEPCSWHVVGCQQEQAEWENINKLLVRHGLKPVCFAKPRNSKNLSDVIVLDKQASLGIRLALRTLVEDTERQQKMVHGLIEANHQLRDEIRQERGRACRQEQRAKELENVVENIKSKICQLEDECIAKVCQQQNQVKELQKDQQVSQTKYHEQKEKLHEQEETIAHLRKELHKIGMEEQQRIATRNKVFCQFCKRAPKSLLDQEFLSLIDYYESQINQMKKELRYKKDTDHVQGERKGKEEFLNLDATPNYRALLTSFQNQLIETKTRNEQLLCENTDLKKVLETRPTAQELKLYKQQVKKLEKILKKNIKSHGIITGEKINNESECITGEVQPQAKCKRYLEVLSRIDSVLSSPRAPLVIYKWSKGPVQNYMKENGQECGFEHLLPTVEMWADQLLSLKDLHQSLRKLSLELVPWHTVDTGNSECIRVEDLQFIVDTMLEEVENKEKNSQMPSLQTLYAIVSHFQKLFDVNSLIGVYPRMNEVYTKLGEMTNAMRNLHDLLGLDHSAPPAVLVNTVGKLCNVINENMTQQVEQLLGTEDIQSIINRLEEHEDFFPVFQALIQDLLHVLEISNVDDIVPAVQNLKLLAH, encoded by the exons GTCCCACAAAGTTGTGCATTGTCAAGTAATGCCCCAGCAGGCTCTATGCCTGTGACGCCATCACAAAAGTCCACTGAACCTTGCAGCTGGCATGTAGTAGGGTGTCAG caggagcaagcagaatgggAAAACATAAACAAATTATTAGTGCGACATGGCTTAAAACCTGTGTGTTTTGCTAAACCAAGAAACAGCAAAAATCTGTCAG ATGTGATCGTTTTAGACAAGCAGGCTTCGCTGGGCATAAGACTTGCGTTAAGAACACTGGTGGAAGACACTGAACGACAACAGAAAATGGTGCATGGacttatagaagctaatcaccaGCTTAG gGATGAGATACGCCAGGAGAGAGGTCGGGCCTGTCGACAAGAACAAAGGGCCAAAGAGTTGGAAAATGTTGTGGAGAACATCAAATCCAAAATTTGTCAGCTGGAAGATGAGTGTATAGCTAAAGTTTGCCAGCAACAGAATCAAGTTAAAGAGCTTCAGAAAGATCAGCAAGTTTCACAG ACAAAATACCATGAACAAAAGGAAAAGCTGCATGAGCAGGAAGAGACTATTGCCCATTTGCGGAAGGAGCTCCATAAGATTGGGATGGAAGAGCAGCAGCGTATTGCCACACGCAATAAAGTGTTCTGTCAGTTTTGCAAACGAGCTCCAAAGTCTCTCTTAGATCAAGA atttctTAGTCTGATAGATTATTATGAATCTCAGATTAATCAAATGAAAAAGGAACTAAG ATATAAAAAAGATACAGATCATGTACAAGGGGAGAGAAAAGGCAAAGAAGAATTCTTAAATCTAGACGCTACGCCTAACTATAGAGCACTTCTTACG TCTTTCCAGAATCAACTCATTGAGACAAAAACCAGGAATGAACAATtactttgtgaaaatacagatcTCAAGAAAGTTCTGGAAACAAG ACCAACTGCACAGGAATTAAAACTTTACAAGCAGCAagtgaagaaattggaaaaaatCTTAAAGAAGAACATCAA ATCACATGGGATTATTACGGGAGAAAAGATAAACAATGAATCTGAGTGTATCACAGGAGAAGTTCAGCCACAAGCAAAGTGCAAGAGATACTTAGAG GTGCTGTCTAGGATTGATTCTGTTCTAAGTAGTCCAAGAGCTCCTTTGGTAATATATAAGTGGAGTAAAGGGCCAGTCCAAAATTACATGAAAGAAAATGGACAAGAATGTGGTTTTGAGCATCTTCTTCCTACAGTAGAAATGTGGGCAGACCAGCTATTGTCCCTAAAG GATTTGCACCAATCCCTGAGAAAGCTGTCACTGGAGTTGGTGCCCTGGCATACTGTAGACACAGGTAACAGTGAATGCATTCGTGTTGAAGACCTACAGTTCATAGTAGATACAATGTTGGAAGAAGTAGAAAATAAGGAGAAG AACAGCCAGATGCCTTCCTTACAAACACTGTATGCAATTGTCTCTCACTTTCAAAAGTTGTTTGATGTGAATTCTCTGATTGGAGTTTATCCAAGAATGAATGAAGTTTACACAAAGCTTGGAGAAATGACCAATGCTATGAGAAACCTCCACGATCTCTTAGGACTAG ATCATTCAGCTCCACCTGCTGTACTGGTGAACACTGTTGGAAAGCTATGCAATGTAATTAATGAAAACATGACTCAACAGGTAGAGCAGTTGCTAGGGACTGAAGACATCCAAAG TATTATCAACAGACTGGAAGAACATGAAGACTTCTTTCCTGTATTTCAAGCACTTATTCAAGATTTGCTTCATGTTTTAG AAATCAGCAATGTGGATGACATTGTACCTGCTGTGCAGAATCTGAAATTGCTAGCTCATTGA